In the genome of Streptococcus mitis, one region contains:
- a CDS encoding DNA-binding transcriptional regulator — MTKDRKQALLQLLKEAPKALNGQSLAEHFHVTRQVIVQDIAILRADGAPILSTNRGYVYKQVDVNPYVHKLFKVKHEVEEIGQELLAIVDNGGRVQNTLIDHPVYGEIETLLKLSCRRDVQHFLEQVEHSDFRPLSELTDGIHYHLVEAETQQDLHYIEEALDKLGYLVKD, encoded by the coding sequence ATGACAAAAGATCGCAAACAAGCCCTGCTCCAACTCTTGAAAGAAGCTCCTAAAGCCCTCAATGGCCAAAGTTTGGCTGAACATTTTCATGTCACACGTCAGGTCATTGTCCAGGACATTGCAATTTTGAGAGCCGATGGCGCTCCTATCCTATCTACCAATCGTGGCTACGTCTATAAGCAAGTTGATGTCAATCCATACGTCCACAAACTTTTCAAAGTTAAACATGAAGTTGAAGAAATCGGGCAGGAACTCCTTGCTATCGTAGATAATGGTGGACGTGTTCAAAATACCTTGATTGACCATCCCGTTTATGGAGAAATTGAAACCTTGCTGAAACTGTCTTGTCGCAGAGATGTGCAACATTTTCTAGAACAAGTCGAGCATTCTGATTTTAGACCTCTGTCTGAATTAACAGATGGCATCCATTACCACCTAGTCGAAGCCGAAACACAACAAGACCTCCACTATATCGAGGAGGCCTTGGATAAGCTCGGTTATTTAGTAAAAGATTAA
- a CDS encoding pantothenic acid transporter pant: MKKRSNIAPIAIFFATMLVIHFLSSLAFNLFPFPIKPTIVHIPVIIASIIYGPRVGVTLGFLMGLLSLTVNTITILPTSYLFSPFVPNGNIYSAIIAIVPRILIGLTPYLVYKLMKNKTGLILAGALGSLTNTVFVLGGIFYLFGNVFDGNIQKLLATVISTNSIAELVISAVLTLAIVPRLQTLKK; encoded by the coding sequence ATGAAAAAACGCTCTAATATTGCACCTATTGCTATCTTTTTTGCAACCATGCTCGTTATACACTTTCTGAGCTCGCTTGCCTTTAACCTTTTTCCATTTCCAATCAAACCGACTATTGTTCATATTCCTGTCATTATTGCCAGCATTATCTACGGTCCACGAGTTGGGGTTACACTTGGATTTTTGATGGGACTTCTTAGCTTGACAGTTAATACGATTACGATTCTACCTACAAGCTATCTCTTCTCACCATTTGTACCAAACGGAAACATCTACTCAGCTATCATTGCCATCGTCCCACGTATTTTGATTGGTTTAACTCCGTATCTAGTCTATAAACTAATGAAAAACAAGACTGGTCTGATTTTAGCTGGTGCCCTTGGTTCACTTACCAACACAGTCTTTGTACTTGGTGGAATTTTCTACCTTTTTGGAAATGTTTTTGATGGTAATATCCAAAAACTCCTAGCAACCGTTATCTCAACAAATTCGATTGCTGAATTAGTCATTTCCGCAGTTCTGACCTTAGCTATTGTTCCACGACTACAAACCTTGAAGAAATAA
- a CDS encoding phosphopantothenoylcysteine decarboxylase (decarboxylates 4-phosphopantothenoylcysteine to form 4'-phosphopantotheine.) codes for MANILLAVTGSIASYKSADLVSSLKKQGHQVTVLMTQAATEFIQPLTLQVLSQNSVHLDVMKEPYPHQINHIELGKKADLFIVAPATANTIAKLAHGYADNMVTSIALALPQNIPKLIAPAMNTKMYDHPATQANLKTLETYGYQLIAPKESLLACGDHGRGALADLTIILERIKETLDEKTL; via the coding sequence ATGGCAAACATTCTCTTGGCTGTAACGGGGTCAATCGCCTCTTACAAGTCGGCAGATTTAGTCAGTTCTCTAAAAAAACAAGGTCATCAAGTCACTGTCTTAATGACTCAGGCTGCTACAGAGTTTATCCAACCTTTGACACTACAGGTACTCTCACAGAATTCCGTCCACTTGGATGTCATGAAGGAACCCTATCCTCATCAGATTAATCATATCGAACTTGGAAAAAAGGCAGATTTATTTATCGTAGCCCCTGCAACAGCTAACACAATTGCAAAGCTAGCCCATGGCTATGCTGACAACATGGTAACCAGCATAGCTCTAGCCTTGCCCCAAAATATTCCTAAACTAATAGCTCCTGCGATGAATACAAAAATGTATGACCATCCAGCAACTCAGGCTAATCTGAAAACATTAGAAACCTACGGCTATCAGCTGATTGCTCCTAAGGAATCCCTACTAGCTTGTGGAGACCACGGACGAGGAGCTTTAGCTGACCTCACAATTATTTTAGAAAGAATAAAGGAAACTCTCGATGAAAAAACGCTCTAA
- a CDS encoding phosphopantothenate--cysteine ligase translates to MKILVTSGGTSEAIDSVRSITNHSTGRLGKIITETLLAAGHEVCLITTKRALKPEAHPNLSIQEINNTKDLLLEMQEHVQDYQVLIHSMAVSDYTPVYMTGLEEVQASSNLEEFLSKQNHQAKISSTDEIQVLFLKKTPKVISLVKEWNPAIHLIGFKLLVDVSEDYLIEIARKSLIKNQADLIIANDLTQISADQHRAIFIEKDHLQAVQTKEEIAELLLEKIQAYHS, encoded by the coding sequence ATGAAAATTTTAGTTACGTCGGGCGGTACCAGTGAAGCTATCGACAGCGTCCGCTCTATCACTAACCATTCTACAGGTCGCTTGGGGAAAATCATCACAGAGACCTTGCTTGCTGCTGGGCATGAAGTTTGTTTGATTACGACAAAACGAGCTCTGAAGCCAGAAGCTCATCCCAACCTAAGCATTCAAGAAATTAACAATACCAAGGACCTTCTTCTAGAAATGCAAGAACATGTTCAGGATTATCAGGTCTTGATTCATTCAATGGCTGTGTCCGATTACACTCCTGTTTATATGACGGGGCTTGAGGAAGTTCAGGCTAGCTCCAATCTAGAAGAATTTTTAAGCAAGCAAAATCATCAGGCTAAGATTTCTTCAACTGACGAGATTCAGGTTTTGTTCCTTAAAAAAACACCCAAAGTCATCTCTCTAGTAAAGGAGTGGAATCCTGCTATTCATCTGATTGGCTTCAAACTGCTGGTTGATGTCTCTGAGGATTATCTCATCGAGATTGCCAGAAAAAGTCTTATCAAGAACCAAGCAGACTTAATCATTGCAAATGACCTCACTCAAATCTCAGCAGATCAGCACCGAGCTATCTTTATTGAGAAAGATCATCTTCAAGCAGTTCAGACTAAAGAAGAAATTGCAGAACTCCTCCTTGAAAAAATTCAAGCCTATCATTCATAG
- a CDS encoding formate--tetrahydrofolate ligase → MKTDIEIAQSIELQPIVDVVEKLGISYDDLELYGKYKAKLSFDKIRAVESNPVGKLILVTAINPTPAGEGKSTITIGLADALNRIGKKTMIAIREPSLGPVMGIKGGAAGGGYAQVLPMEDINLHFTGDMHAITTANNALSALIDNHLHQGNELGIDQRRILWKRVVDLNDRALRHVTVGLGGPLNGIPREDGFDITVASEIMAILCLATDIEDLKRRLANIVIGYRYDRTPVSVGDLQVEGALALILKDAIKPNLVQTIYGTPAFVHGGPFANIAHGCNSVLATTTALHLADYTVTEAGFGADLGAEKFLDIKTPNLPTSPDAVVIVATLRALKMNGGVAKDALTEENVEAVRTGFANLKRHVENIRKFGIPAVVAINEFVSDTEAEIAALKELCASIDVPVELASVWADGAEGGVALAETLVKTIAENPANYTRLYDNDLSVQEKIEKIVTEIYRGSKVNFEKKARTQIAQIVQNGWDKLPICMAKTQYSFSDNPNALGAPENFEITIRELVPKLGAGFIVALTGDVMTMPGLPKRPAALNMDVESDGTVLGLF, encoded by the coding sequence ATGAAAACAGATATTGAAATCGCACAGAGTATTGAGTTGCAGCCAATCGTTGATGTTGTAGAGAAACTTGGTATTTCTTACGATGATTTGGAGTTGTATGGAAAGTACAAGGCTAAACTTAGCTTTGATAAAATTCGTGCAGTTGAGAGCAATCCAGTTGGGAAATTAATCTTGGTTACTGCCATCAACCCAACACCAGCAGGTGAAGGAAAATCAACTATTACCATTGGTCTAGCGGATGCCTTGAACAGGATTGGTAAGAAAACCATGATTGCTATTCGCGAACCATCTCTTGGCCCAGTAATGGGGATTAAGGGTGGTGCAGCTGGTGGTGGTTACGCCCAAGTGTTGCCAATGGAAGACATCAACCTCCACTTTACGGGAGACATGCATGCTATTACAACTGCTAACAATGCTCTTTCAGCATTGATTGATAACCACTTGCACCAAGGGAATGAGCTTGGAATTGACCAACGTCGTATCCTCTGGAAACGTGTTGTGGACTTGAACGATCGCGCCCTTCGTCATGTAACCGTTGGACTTGGTGGTCCTCTTAACGGTATTCCTCGTGAGGATGGCTTTGACATTACAGTTGCTTCTGAAATCATGGCTATTCTTTGCTTGGCAACGGACATCGAGGACTTGAAACGTCGTTTGGCGAATATCGTTATCGGTTATCGCTATGACCGTACCCCTGTTTCTGTAGGTGATTTGCAGGTTGAAGGTGCCTTGGCTTTGATTTTGAAAGATGCTATTAAGCCAAACTTGGTTCAAACAATTTACGGTACACCTGCTTTTGTACACGGTGGTCCATTTGCCAATATCGCTCATGGATGTAACTCAGTCTTGGCAACGACAACAGCCCTTCACTTGGCTGATTATACAGTTACTGAAGCTGGTTTTGGTGCGGACCTTGGTGCTGAGAAATTCCTTGATATCAAGACACCAAACTTGCCAACTTCTCCAGATGCAGTAGTCATTGTCGCAACCCTTCGTGCCCTTAAGATGAATGGTGGCGTGGCTAAAGACGCTTTGACAGAAGAAAACGTAGAAGCTGTTCGTACCGGTTTTGCTAACTTGAAACGCCACGTTGAAAATATCCGTAAGTTCGGTATTCCAGCAGTTGTTGCTATCAACGAATTTGTTTCTGATACAGAAGCTGAAATCGCAGCCTTGAAAGAACTCTGTGCCTCAATCGATGTTCCAGTTGAGTTGGCTAGTGTTTGGGCTGATGGTGCAGAAGGTGGAGTAGCTCTTGCTGAAACACTTGTCAAGACTATCGCTGAAAACCCAGCCAACTATACACGTCTTTATGACAATGACCTTTCTGTCCAAGAAAAGATTGAAAAGATTGTCACTGAAATCTACCGCGGTAGCAAAGTGAACTTTGAGAAGAAAGCCCGAACACAAATCGCTCAAATCGTTCAAAACGGTTGGGACAAATTGCCAATCTGTATGGCTAAAACTCAGTATAGTTTCTCAGATAATCCAAATGCACTTGGAGCACCTGAAAACTTTGAAATTACCATTCGTGAATTGGTGCCCAAATTAGGGGCAGGCTTTATCGTTGCCCTAACTGGTGATGTCATGACTATGCCAGGTCTTCCAAAACGACCAGCCGCTCTCAATATGGATGTTGAAAGTGACGGAACGGTTCTAGGCTTATTCTAA
- a CDS encoding ATP-dependent DNA helicase PcrA encodes MNALLNGMNDRQAEAVQTTEGPLLIMAGAGSGKTRVLTHRIAYLIDEKLVNPWNILAITFTNKAAREMKERAYSLNPATQDCLIATFHSMCVRILRRDADHIGYNRNFTIVDPGEQRTLMKRILKQLNLDPKKWNERSILGIISNAKNDLIDDVAYAAQAGDMYTQIVAQCYTAYQKELRQSESVDFDDLIMLTLRLFDQNPDVLTYYQQKFQYIHVDEYQDTNHAQYQLVKLLASRFKNICVVGDADQSIYGWRGADMQNILDFEKDYPQAKVVLLEENYRSTKTILQAANEVIKNNKNRRPKNLWTQNADGEQIVYYRANDELDEAVFVARTIDELSRSQNFLHKDFAVLYRTNAQSRTIEEALLKSNIPYTMVGGTKFYSRKEIRDIIAYLNLIANLSDNISFERIINEPKRGIGPGTVEKIRDFANMQNMSMLDASANIMLSGIKGKAAQSIWDFANMILDLREQLDQLTITELVEAVLEKTGYIDILNAQATLESKARVENIEEFLSVTKNFDDTSDVPEEETGLDKLSRFLNDLALIADTDSGSQETSEVTLMTLHAAKGLEFPVVFLIGMEENVFPLSRAAEDQDELEEERRLAYVGITRAEKILYLTNANSRLLFGRTNYNRPTRFINEISSDLLEYQGLARPANTSFKASYSSGGFAFGQGMSLAQALQDRKRGVAPKTIQSSGLPFGQFTAGAKSASSEANWSIGDVALHKKWGEGTVLEVSGSGATQELKINFPEVGLKKLLASVAPIEKKI; translated from the coding sequence ATGAACGCATTATTAAATGGAATGAATGACCGTCAGGCTGAGGCGGTGCAAACGACAGAAGGTCCCTTGTTGATCATGGCGGGGGCTGGTTCTGGAAAGACCCGAGTTTTGACTCACCGTATTGCTTATTTGATTGATGAAAAGCTGGTCAATCCTTGGAATATCTTGGCCATTACCTTTACTAATAAGGCTGCGCGTGAGATGAAAGAGCGTGCTTATAGCCTCAATCCAGCCACTCAGGACTGTTTGATTGCTACCTTCCACTCCATGTGTGTTCGTATTTTGCGCCGTGATGCGGACCATATTGGTTACAACCGCAATTTCACTATTGTCGATCCAGGGGAGCAGCGAACGCTCATGAAACGCATTCTCAAGCAATTAAACTTAGATCCGAAAAAATGGAATGAACGGAGCATCTTAGGGATTATTTCCAATGCCAAGAATGATTTGATTGATGATGTAGCTTATGCTGCCCAAGCTGGAGATATGTACACGCAAATCGTGGCCCAGTGTTATACAGCCTATCAGAAAGAGCTTCGTCAGTCAGAGTCGGTTGACTTTGATGATTTGATTATGTTGACCTTGCGTCTTTTTGATCAAAATCCTGATGTTTTGACTTATTACCAGCAAAAATTCCAATACATCCATGTTGATGAGTACCAAGATACCAACCATGCCCAGTACCAACTGGTCAAACTCTTAGCTTCGCGCTTTAAAAATATCTGTGTAGTTGGGGATGCGGACCAGTCTATCTACGGTTGGCGTGGTGCTGATATGCAGAATATCTTGGACTTCGAAAAGGATTATCCTCAAGCCAAGGTTGTCTTGTTGGAGGAAAATTACCGCTCAACCAAAACCATTCTCCAAGCGGCCAATGAGGTTATTAAAAATAATAAAAACCGCCGTCCTAAAAATCTCTGGACTCAAAATGCAGATGGGGAGCAAATCGTTTACTATCGTGCCAATGATGAACTGGATGAGGCTGTATTTGTAGCCAGAACCATTGATGAACTTAGTCGCAGTCAAAACTTCCTTCACAAGGATTTTGCAGTTCTCTATCGGACTAATGCGCAGTCTCGTACTATTGAGGAAGCCCTGCTCAAGTCCAATATTCCTTATACAATGGTTGGAGGAACCAAGTTCTACAGCCGTAAGGAAATCCGTGACATTATCGCTTATCTCAACCTCATTGCTAATTTGAGTGACAATATTAGTTTTGAACGTATTATTAACGAACCGAAGCGTGGAATTGGGCCAGGAACGGTTGAGAAAATCCGTGATTTTGCCAATATGCAAAACATGTCTATGCTAGATGCTTCAGCAAATATCATGTTGTCTGGTATCAAGGGGAAGGCGGCCCAATCTATCTGGGATTTTGCCAATATGATTCTTGATTTACGGGAGCAGTTGGACCAATTAACTATTACAGAGTTGGTTGAGGCGGTTCTAGAAAAAACAGGTTACATCGATATTCTTAATGCCCAAGCGACTCTAGAAAGCAAGGCTCGGGTTGAAAATATCGAAGAGTTCCTTTCTGTTACGAAAAACTTTGATGACACCTCTGATGTGCCAGAAGAGGAAACTGGTTTGGATAAACTGAGTCGTTTCTTAAATGACTTGGCCTTGATTGCGGATACAGATTCAGGAAGTCAGGAGACCTCAGAAGTGACCTTGATGACCCTGCATGCTGCTAAAGGTCTCGAGTTTCCAGTTGTCTTTTTGATTGGGATGGAAGAAAATGTCTTTCCTCTTAGCCGTGCAGCTGAAGATCAAGATGAATTAGAAGAAGAACGCCGTCTGGCCTATGTAGGTATCACGCGTGCAGAGAAAATTCTCTATCTGACAAATGCCAACTCGCGCCTGCTTTTTGGTCGTACCAACTACAACCGTCCGACTCGTTTTATTAACGAAATCAGCTCAGACTTACTTGAGTATCAAGGATTGGCCCGTCCAGCCAATACAAGCTTTAAGGCATCTTATAGCAGTGGTGGCTTTGCCTTCGGTCAAGGTATGAGTCTTGCCCAGGCTCTTCAAGACCGTAAACGCGGTGTGGCACCGAAAACTATTCAGTCAAGCGGTCTCCCATTTGGCCAATTTACAGCTGGTGCAAAATCAGCATCAAGCGAGGCAAATTGGTCCATTGGTGATGTTGCTCTCCACAAGAAATGGGGAGAGGGAACTGTTCTGGAAGTTTCAGGTAGCGGTGCTACGCAGGAATTGAAAATCAATTTCCCAGAAGTTGGTTTGAAAAAACTTTTAGCTAGTGTAGCACCAATTGAGAAAAAAATCTAA
- a CDS encoding gamma-glutamyl hydrolase — protein MKKPVIGITGNEKTHPDDDIMMSYAAKGFVEGVKDAGGIPIILPIGDQEMASHYISMIDKLILTGGQNVDPKFYGEPKTIDSDDYHLQRDIFELALIKEAIKQKKPIFSVCRGTQLFNVAMGGTLYQDIEDHWQDCSAEYTTQRLVTEPDTVLREIYGEISHINSFHHQSIKDLAPNLKIAAHDPKDGIIEAVISTDDVAFLGVQWHPEFLFENRPKDKNLFDYIVNEL, from the coding sequence ATGAAAAAACCAGTTATTGGGATTACCGGAAACGAAAAAACTCATCCAGATGATGACATCATGATGAGCTACGCAGCAAAAGGCTTTGTGGAAGGTGTTAAAGACGCTGGAGGGATTCCCATCATCCTACCGATTGGTGATCAAGAAATGGCTAGCCACTATATCAGTATGATTGACAAGCTCATCTTGACAGGTGGGCAAAACGTTGATCCAAAATTTTATGGTGAACCAAAAACCATTGACAGCGATGACTACCACCTTCAAAGAGATATCTTCGAACTGGCCCTCATCAAGGAAGCTATTAAACAGAAAAAACCGATTTTCTCTGTCTGCCGTGGTACTCAGCTTTTTAACGTTGCCATGGGTGGAACTCTGTATCAAGATATCGAAGACCACTGGCAGGATTGTTCTGCCGAGTACACAACCCAGCGCTTGGTAACCGAACCAGATACTGTTCTTCGAGAAATCTATGGAGAAATCTCCCATATCAACTCCTTCCACCACCAGAGTATCAAGGATTTAGCTCCCAACTTAAAGATTGCGGCTCATGATCCTAAGGATGGTATCATTGAAGCTGTCATAAGTACGGATGATGTTGCCTTTCTCGGTGTCCAGTGGCATCCAGAATTTCTATTTGAAAATCGTCCCAAAGATAAAAACCTCTTTGACTATATCGTTAATGAACTTTAG
- a CDS encoding redox-sensing transcriptional repressor Rex has translation MKDKQSAIPKATAKRLSLYYRIFKRFHAEKIERANSKQIAEAIGIDSATVRRDFSYFGELGRRGFGYDVKKLMTFFADLLNDNSITNVMLVGIGNMGHALLHYRFHERNKMKIIMAFDLDDHPEVDTQTPDGIPIYGISQIKDKIKDADVKTAILTVPSVKSQEVANLLVDAGVKGILSFSPVHLHLPKDVVVQYVDLTSELQTLLYFMRKED, from the coding sequence GTGAAAGATAAACAGTCTGCTATTCCAAAAGCTACAGCGAAAAGACTCTCTCTCTACTATCGAATTTTTAAGAGATTTCATGCAGAAAAGATTGAACGTGCCAACTCCAAACAAATTGCAGAGGCTATTGGGATTGATTCAGCGACCGTACGTCGTGATTTTTCCTATTTTGGTGAACTTGGTCGTCGTGGTTTTGGCTATGATGTCAAAAAACTGATGACGTTTTTTGCCGATTTGCTCAATGATAACTCTATTACCAATGTCATGCTGGTTGGTATTGGAAATATGGGCCACGCTCTTCTCCACTACCGCTTCCATGAGCGCAACAAGATGAAGATTATCATGGCCTTTGATCTAGATGACCATCCTGAAGTCGATACCCAAACTCCTGATGGGATTCCTATTTACGGAATTTCCCAAATCAAGGACAAAATCAAGGATGCTGATGTGAAGACTGCTATCCTAACTGTTCCCAGCGTTAAGTCACAAGAGGTTGCCAATCTCTTGGTGGATGCTGGCGTGAAAGGAATTCTCAGTTTTTCACCAGTCCATCTGCATTTACCAAAAGACGTGGTCGTTCAATATGTCGATTTGACAAGTGAACTCCAAACCCTCCTCTATTTCATGCGAAAAGAGGATTAG
- a CDS encoding DUF4649 domain-containing protein, with translation MFELTYKDSYQVDRTLKYEDYEALMLALSGCVTLPDTLYVTSLTFKGQEVYQGLVGDLYRFLSHTEFLHQN, from the coding sequence ATGTTTGAACTAACCTATAAAGACAGCTATCAGGTAGATCGGACTCTAAAGTACGAAGATTATGAGGCACTCATGCTAGCTTTGTCAGGCTGTGTGACCCTACCAGATACACTTTATGTGACTTCTTTGACCTTTAAGGGCCAAGAAGTTTATCAAGGCCTGGTCGGAGACCTCTACCGTTTTCTATCACATACAGAATTTTTACATCAAAACTAA
- a CDS encoding cysteine desulfurase, translated as MAFEKTIQLKNCRYDYTLSPSVKKFTLKDNTFLETKVGNYELTRLLEKVPNSGEGFQLKIIINKELTGAKINITDKFGLRLVDIFKSEEHHIHQEKFYFLMDSLVERGVFTKSER; from the coding sequence ATGGCATTTGAAAAAACCATTCAGTTAAAAAATTGTCGTTACGACTACACTCTTAGCCCTTCTGTTAAGAAATTCACCCTCAAGGACAACACTTTTTTGGAAACAAAGGTTGGTAACTATGAACTGACTCGTCTACTTGAAAAGGTACCAAACAGTGGTGAAGGCTTCCAACTAAAAATCATCATTAACAAGGAGCTCACAGGGGCTAAAATCAATATCACTGACAAGTTTGGTCTTCGTCTGGTTGATATTTTCAAATCAGAAGAGCACCACATTCATCAGGAAAAATTCTACTTCCTCATGGATAGTTTAGTAGAACGTGGTGTCTTTACAAAATCTGAAAGATAG
- a CDS encoding cysteine desulfurase, with the protein MIYLDNAATTPMSAVAISAMTKVMQETHGNPSSIHGHGRQAGKLLREARQELAQLLGTKPQHIFFTSGGTEGNNTAIIGYCLRHQEQGKHIITTAIEHHAVLETIDYLVQHFGFEVTIIQPKNQEITAQQIQESLRDDTILVSTMFANNETGNLLPIAEIGQILKQHPAAYHVDAVQAIGKIPIHPEELGIDFLTASAHKFHGPKGIGFLYASSMDFDSYLHGGDQEQKKRAGTENLAAIVGMVAALKEDLEKQEEHFQHVQNLETAFLAELEGVQYYLNRGQHHLPYVLNIGFPGQKNDLLLLRLDLAGISISTGSACTAGIVQSSHVLEAMYGANSERLKESVRISLSPQNTVEDLQTLAKTLKEIIGG; encoded by the coding sequence TTGATTTATTTGGACAATGCTGCGACGACTCCTATGTCAGCAGTTGCTATTTCAGCTATGACCAAGGTGATGCAAGAAACTCATGGCAATCCTTCTAGTATTCACGGTCATGGTCGTCAAGCTGGTAAACTCTTGAGAGAAGCCCGTCAGGAACTAGCTCAATTACTGGGAACAAAACCTCAACATATCTTTTTCACTTCCGGTGGAACCGAAGGCAACAATACTGCTATCATCGGCTACTGCCTTCGTCATCAAGAACAAGGAAAACATATCATCACAACTGCCATCGAGCACCATGCTGTCCTTGAAACCATTGATTACTTGGTACAACACTTCGGTTTTGAAGTAACCATTATCCAGCCAAAAAATCAGGAAATCACCGCCCAGCAAATTCAAGAGTCCTTACGTGACGATACGATTTTGGTTTCTACCATGTTTGCCAATAATGAGACTGGAAACCTACTTCCCATTGCTGAAATTGGCCAAATACTCAAGCAACATCCCGCTGCCTATCATGTTGATGCAGTTCAGGCTATCGGTAAAATCCCTATTCATCCAGAAGAATTGGGCATTGATTTTCTCACTGCTTCTGCCCACAAGTTCCATGGTCCTAAGGGAATCGGCTTTCTCTACGCATCTAGCATGGACTTTGATTCCTATCTCCATGGCGGAGACCAAGAACAGAAAAAACGTGCAGGGACTGAAAATCTAGCTGCCATCGTGGGTATGGTTGCAGCCCTAAAAGAAGACCTAGAAAAGCAAGAAGAACATTTTCAACATGTACAAAATCTAGAAACTGCCTTTCTTGCGGAGCTTGAGGGAGTTCAGTATTACCTGAATAGAGGACAACACCATCTTCCTTATGTGCTCAATATTGGATTTCCTGGTCAGAAAAACGACCTATTACTCCTTCGTCTAGATTTAGCTGGAATTTCAATCTCTACTGGCTCAGCTTGCACTGCTGGCATTGTCCAATCCAGCCATGTTCTCGAAGCCATGTACGGGGCAAATTCAGAACGTTTGAAAGAATCCGTTCGCATCAGTTTGTCTCCACAAAACACTGTTGAAGACCTGCAAACCCTCGCAAAAACCTTAAAAGAAATTATCGGAGGTTAG